The proteins below come from a single Verrucomicrobiota bacterium genomic window:
- a CDS encoding PAS domain S-box protein — protein MNLTSQAIVPNIGLPPEQFAAAFPFHIAINRNLVVVQTGRTLQRICPDAAPGIAVDRVFRLAQPEGQWSFEWLVENHRQLFLLVHLASGLQLRGEFIALPGERRLLFLGSPWFTDSAEISERGLDFEDFAIHDPAVDLLQVFQAQKMALADAKKLLAKLSAQRAELRTANERLQQQENESRKLALIAARTDNSIVLTNAEGRTMWVNEGFTRLTGYTLEEMLGKKPGAVLQGPGTDPATVRHMSEQLRQGKGFRAEILNYSKHGRCYWLATEVQPIHDDQGRLTNFMAIQSDVTLRRSAQQRLAIQFEVSRALAETANLTAAIPQVLQSICENLGWQVGEFWRLSGERLLMVEIWHPPEVRVPNFIHASRTTEFTRGIGLPGRIWATAQPAWIPNVSSDANFPRGVAAADDGLRGAFGFPVFVQETLWGVAEFFGRKIEEPDEALLKTFSTVGHQIGQFIERQEAEESLRETNTLQRAILEGANYAIISTSPDGIIQLFNPAAQRMLGYTAAEMIGRQTPVAFHDADEVGARANELTAELGREVKPGFETFVAKAERGEPDEREWTYIRKDGSRFPVLLSVTALFDERGRITGHLGVAFDLTLRKRDEEKLRTMLSELERFNRVMMNREERVLELKREINQLLATVGQPPAYSSVVGTKDNHPRQSR, from the coding sequence ATGAATCTGACCAGTCAAGCAATTGTGCCGAATATTGGCCTCCCGCCCGAGCAATTTGCAGCGGCGTTTCCGTTCCACATTGCGATAAACCGAAACCTCGTTGTGGTGCAAACCGGCCGGACGTTGCAACGTATTTGTCCGGACGCGGCGCCCGGGATTGCGGTGGATCGTGTTTTCCGCCTGGCGCAGCCCGAGGGCCAATGGAGCTTCGAGTGGCTGGTAGAAAACCATCGTCAACTCTTTTTGCTGGTCCACCTTGCGTCTGGCTTGCAATTACGCGGAGAATTTATCGCTTTGCCGGGCGAACGGAGGCTGCTGTTTCTCGGGTCCCCGTGGTTCACCGATTCCGCAGAAATCTCCGAGCGCGGACTGGATTTCGAGGACTTTGCCATTCACGACCCAGCGGTGGATCTGCTCCAAGTATTTCAGGCTCAAAAAATGGCGCTGGCGGATGCGAAGAAACTGCTGGCCAAACTATCGGCACAGCGCGCGGAATTGCGCACGGCCAACGAGCGATTGCAACAGCAGGAAAACGAGTCCCGCAAGCTGGCGCTCATCGCGGCGCGTACGGACAACTCCATCGTTCTCACGAACGCCGAGGGACGAACAATGTGGGTCAATGAGGGGTTTACCCGGCTGACGGGCTACACCTTGGAGGAGATGCTGGGTAAAAAACCGGGGGCAGTACTGCAAGGACCAGGGACCGATCCCGCGACGGTTCGCCACATGAGCGAACAACTTCGTCAGGGCAAAGGGTTCCGTGCGGAAATCTTGAATTATAGCAAGCACGGGCGCTGCTACTGGCTGGCCACCGAGGTGCAGCCAATTCATGACGATCAGGGGCGGTTGACCAACTTCATGGCGATTCAGAGCGACGTCACGCTCCGGCGATCGGCACAGCAGCGACTGGCGATTCAGTTCGAGGTCTCGCGGGCACTGGCGGAGACGGCTAACCTCACCGCCGCCATCCCACAGGTGCTTCAGTCCATCTGCGAAAACCTTGGCTGGCAGGTTGGGGAATTTTGGCGGCTGTCCGGCGAGCGACTGCTTATGGTTGAAATATGGCATCCGCCAGAAGTGCGGGTGCCGAATTTCATCCATGCCAGCCGCACCACCGAGTTCACGCGCGGAATCGGGTTGCCAGGTCGCATCTGGGCCACGGCCCAACCAGCGTGGATCCCCAACGTGAGCAGTGACGCCAACTTCCCACGCGGTGTCGCAGCCGCCGATGATGGATTACGCGGGGCCTTTGGCTTTCCAGTGTTTGTGCAAGAAACGTTGTGGGGCGTCGCCGAGTTCTTCGGCCGGAAGATCGAGGAACCCGATGAAGCTCTACTCAAAACCTTCAGCACCGTTGGCCATCAAATCGGGCAGTTCATCGAGCGACAAGAAGCGGAAGAGTCGCTACGCGAGACGAATACGCTGCAGCGTGCCATCCTCGAGGGTGCCAATTACGCCATCATCTCCACCTCGCCCGACGGGATCATCCAGCTCTTTAATCCCGCCGCTCAGCGGATGCTCGGATATACTGCCGCAGAGATGATCGGTCGGCAAACACCCGTTGCGTTTCACGATGCTGATGAAGTCGGCGCGCGCGCCAACGAACTCACCGCTGAATTGGGACGCGAGGTGAAACCTGGTTTCGAGACGTTCGTTGCCAAGGCCGAGCGCGGCGAACCGGATGAACGCGAATGGACCTATATCCGCAAGGACGGCAGCCGCTTTCCGGTGTTGTTGTCGGTGACGGCCTTATTCGACGAACGCGGCAGAATAACGGGGCATCTGGGAGTGGCTTTTGACCTGACGCTGCGCAAACGCGATGAGGAAAAACTCCGCACCATGCTTTCCGAACTGGAACGGTTCAATCGCGTCATGATGAACCGCGAGGAACGCGTGCTCGAGTTGAAACGGGAAATAAACCAACTACTGGCCACCGTTGGCCAGCCGCCAGCGTATTCTTCCGTAGTCGGCACCAAAGACAATCACCCACGCCAGTCCAGATAA
- a CDS encoding heme NO-binding domain-containing protein — translation MVNKAVEDMVCLHHGESVWEQIKARAGVEVDVFFGNEPYPDETTYQLVAAGSEMLKQTPEKMLEELGEHWVLHTAQENYGGLMRAAGKSLPEFLANLPNFHARVAMIFPMLLPPRFKTSEVTSHSLKLHYFTNRPKLTPFVVGLLQGLGKLFNTPVQVKSVESKDNGADHDVFQVQWELPASL, via the coding sequence ATGGTCAACAAAGCAGTCGAGGATATGGTATGCCTGCACCACGGAGAATCCGTCTGGGAACAGATTAAAGCCCGGGCGGGAGTGGAGGTGGATGTATTCTTCGGCAACGAGCCCTACCCAGACGAAACCACCTATCAGCTCGTCGCCGCCGGTAGTGAGATGTTAAAACAAACACCGGAAAAGATGCTCGAGGAGTTGGGGGAACATTGGGTGCTGCACACCGCTCAGGAAAATTATGGCGGCTTGATGCGCGCGGCAGGCAAGTCGCTGCCAGAATTCCTGGCCAACCTGCCAAACTTCCATGCCCGCGTAGCCATGATCTTCCCCATGCTGCTGCCGCCGCGCTTCAAGACCAGTGAAGTTACGAGCCACTCACTTAAGCTGCATTATTTTACCAATCGCCCCAAACTTACTCCGTTTGTGGTCGGCTTGTTGCAGGGATTGGGTAAGCTGTTCAATACCCCAGTCCAAGTGAAAAGCGTCGAATCCAAGGATAACGGGGCGGATCATGACGTATTCCAGGTCCAGTGGGAACTGCCAGCGTCCTTATGA
- a CDS encoding FIST N-terminal domain-containing protein, protein MQTITTRWTKETGWTWPALAAGSPQLVLYFGATSQLDNEAPAVSELAARFPQAVVCGCSTAGEILGSHVFDDSIVAALVSFNSTRVCAVTQSTADNADSQTVGRLAAQKLNGADLRHVLILSDGLSVNGTALMSGFRDVLAPGVAITGGLAGDGPRFQKTFVGLGSKVRRDQIVAIGFYGAAIVVSYGSRGGWEGFGPRRRITRSEGNTLLELDGRPALELYKRYLGKRAAGLPATGLLFPIELTKDVTEKAGLVRTILAVDEAKQSLVFAGDMPEGWYARLMKATGDQLVNGAATAAADAAHATSPDGVSLAILVSCVGRRLVLGQRIEEELEAVVRALPAKTEAVGFYSYGEACPATGSDFSELHNQTMTITVLSEKS, encoded by the coding sequence ATGCAAACTATAACCACACGTTGGACCAAGGAAACCGGCTGGACGTGGCCTGCACTGGCTGCGGGTTCACCACAGTTGGTGCTCTATTTCGGCGCCACTTCACAACTCGACAACGAGGCACCGGCGGTAAGTGAATTGGCCGCCCGGTTTCCACAAGCCGTCGTTTGCGGTTGCAGCACGGCCGGTGAAATCCTCGGCAGCCATGTCTTCGACGACTCCATTGTCGCTGCATTGGTGAGCTTCAACTCCACTCGTGTTTGCGCGGTGACGCAATCCACGGCGGACAATGCCGATAGCCAGACCGTCGGCCGACTGGCCGCACAGAAGTTAAATGGCGCCGATTTGCGCCACGTACTTATCCTCTCGGATGGCCTTTCTGTCAACGGCACCGCGCTGATGTCAGGTTTTCGCGACGTGTTGGCGCCCGGAGTGGCGATCACCGGTGGCCTTGCTGGCGATGGTCCTCGTTTCCAGAAAACGTTTGTCGGCCTCGGCAGTAAAGTGCGGCGAGACCAAATTGTCGCCATTGGATTCTATGGGGCGGCAATTGTGGTGAGCTATGGCTCACGCGGCGGGTGGGAAGGCTTCGGCCCACGCCGCCGCATTACGCGGTCAGAGGGCAACACGCTACTTGAACTGGACGGTCGTCCAGCACTGGAACTCTACAAACGCTACCTCGGTAAACGCGCGGCTGGATTGCCAGCCACCGGCCTCCTATTCCCCATCGAGCTAACCAAGGATGTTACTGAAAAAGCGGGGTTGGTCAGAACCATCCTCGCGGTAGATGAAGCGAAACAGTCCCTGGTTTTTGCTGGTGACATGCCGGAAGGCTGGTATGCGCGACTGATGAAAGCGACCGGCGATCAGCTTGTAAATGGTGCGGCAACCGCAGCCGCGGACGCGGCACACGCGACCTCACCAGATGGGGTTTCACTGGCCATCCTGGTCAGTTGTGTGGGGCGCCGGTTGGTCCTCGGCCAGCGCATCGAGGAAGAGCTGGAGGCCGTGGTGCGCGCCCTGCCAGCAAAGACGGAAGCGGTGGGCTTCTATTCCTATGGCGAGGCCTGCCCGGCCACCGGCAGCGACTTCAGCGAACTCCACAACCAGACGATGACGATAACCGTCCTGTCGGAAAAGTCATAA